A genomic stretch from Oreochromis niloticus isolate F11D_XX linkage group LG11, O_niloticus_UMD_NMBU, whole genome shotgun sequence includes:
- the LOC102078831 gene encoding NLR family CARD domain-containing protein 3 has translation MSGLEEDEDTAESPGSSRLSMKSDRSKNPPPVFSADPGPSDEEEKKSRRVHVEEQLSCCALCQDVLKDPVSTSCGHWFCRHCNSSYWDQSASSGHCSCPQCGERSRTRAGLQTSSQSSCLLFIFDGLDESRLSLDFTNRKLLSDVTQKSSVSQLLTNLIQGNLLPSALVWITSRPAAANQIPPTCVDRLTEVRGFTDAQKEEYFRRRFSDEELSSRIISHMKTSRSLHIMCRIPVFCWITATVLEHMLTTEQRGELPKTLTDMYSHFLLVQTKRKKNKYHEGHETSPQELTEADREVLLKLGRLAFEHLEKGNIMFYQEDLEQCGLDVTEASVYSGVCTEIFKRECVIFQKPVYCFVHLSIQEFLAAVYMFHCFTNRKSEVLEDFLKEKFLTEKISSLFLQPLDIFLSRVMEKSLNSKDGHLDLFVRFLHGLCLTTNQRLLGGLLGQTENSPEMIQRVISNLKQMNHDQISPDRSINVFHCLTEMNDLSVYQEIQEFLKSENRSEKLSEIHCSALAFMLQMSDEVLDELDLQKYNTSEEGRRRLIPAVRNCRKARLSKCGLSETHYKVVASALKSSPSHLTELTLNFNILQDSSGNLLFDGLASPTCKLETLRLMDCSLSEISCVSLGLALKSNPHYLRDLNLSTNKLQDSGVKHLCGFLESPDCRLQTLRLGNCGLSEISCVSLTSALKSNPSHLRELWLTCNDLQDSGVKHLCGFLESPGCRLQFLGLWRCSLTKISCSSLAVALKSNPSHLTYLDMLGNNLQDSDVTQLSDLVESPHCSLETLRWKDGSEVERR, from the exons ATGAGTGGTTTGGAGGAAGACGAGGACACAGCAGAGTCTCCAGGATCCAGCCGTCTGTCTATGAAGAGCGATCGGTCCAAAAATCCTCCTCCAGTCTTCAGTGCTGATCCTGGACCCTCAGACGAAGA agagaagaagagtCGTCGTGTtcatgtggaggagcagctgtcCTGCTGTGCTTTGTGTCAGGACGTCCTGAAGGATCCAGTCTCTACCAGCTGTGGACACTGGTTCTGCAGACACTGCAACTCCTCATACTGGgaccagtctgcttcatcaggacaCTGCTCCTGTCCCCAGTGTGGAGAAAGATCCAGAACCAGAGCTGGACTGCAGACATccagtcagagcagctgt cttttgttcatctttgacggcctggatgaaagcagactttcattggatttcaccaacaggaagctgctgtctgatgtcacacagaagtcatcagtcagccagctgctgacaaacctcatccaggggaatctgcttccctcggctctcgtctggataacttcccgacccgcagcagccaatcagatccctcctacatgtgttgacaggctaacagaagtacgaggcttcactgacgcccagaaggaggagtacttcaggaggagattcagtgatgaagagctgtccagcagaatcatctcccacatgaagacatccaggagcctccacatcatgtgtagaatcccagtcttctgctggatcactgctacagttctggagcacatgttgactacagagcagagaggagagctgcccaagaccctgactgacatgtactcacacttcctgctggttcagacaaagaggaagaagaacaagtaccatgagggacatgagacgagtccacaggagctgactgaggctgacagggaagttcttctgaagctggggaggctggcgtttgaacatctggagaaaggaaacatcatgttctaccaagaagacctggagcagtgtggtctggatgtgacagaggcctcggtgtactcaggagtttgtacagagatcttcaaaagagagtgtgtgatcttccagaaaccagtctactgctttgttcatctgagcattcaggagtttctggctgcagtctacatgtttcactgtttcaccaacaggaagtcagaggTGCTGGAGGATtttctaaaagaaaaatttTTAACCGAGAAGATTTCCAGTCTTTTTCTCCAACCACTGGACATCTTTCTGAGCAGAGTTATGGAGAAATCCCTGAACAGTAAAGATGGCCACCTGGACCTGTTCGTTCGTTTCCTTCATGGCCTCTGTCTGACAACCAATCAGAGACTCTTAGGAGGTCTGCTGGGTCAGACAGAGAACAGTCCAGAAATGATCCAGAGAGTCATCAGCAACCTGAAGCAGATGAACCACGATCAGATCTCTCCCGACAGAAGTATTAATGTCTTCCACTGTCTGACGGAGATGAACGACCTCTCAGTTTATCAGGAGATCCAGGAGTTCCTGAAGTCAGAGAACAGATCAGAGAAACTCTCTGAGATCCACTGCTCTGCTTTGgccttcatgctgcagatgtcagaCGAGGTTCTGGATGAGTTGGACCTGCAGAAGTACAACACATCAGAGGAGGGCCGCCGGAGACTGATCccagctgtgaggaactgcagaaaggctCG ACTCTCTAAATGTGGACTCTCAGAGACTCACTATAAAGTTGTGGCTTCAGCTCTGAAGTCCAGCCCCTCCCATCTGACGGAGCtgaccctgaacttcaacatCCTGCAGGATTCATCAGGGAATCTGTTGTTTGATGGGTTGGCGAGTCCAACCTGCAAactggagactctgag ATTGATGGACTGCAGTTTATCAGAAATCAGCTGTGTATCTCTGGGCTTggctctgaagtccaacccccaCTACCTGAGAGACCTGAACTTGAGTACAAACAAACTGCAGGATTcgggagtgaagcatctgtgtgggtTTCTGGAGAGTCCAGATTGTAGACTACAGACTCTAAG ATTGGGGAACTgcggtttgtcagagatcagctgtgtaTCTCTGACTTCggctctgaagtccaacccctcccatctcaGAGAGCTGTGGCTGACCTGCAACGACCTCCAGGactcaggagtgaagcatctgtgtggttttctggagaGTCCGGGATGCAGACTGCAGTTTCTGGG TTTGTGGCGCTGCAGTCTGAcaaagatcagctgttcatCCTTGGCTGTAGCTCtaaagtccaacccctcccatctgacatATCTGGACATGTTGggaaacaacctgcaggattcagatGTGACACAGCTGTCTGATCTTGTGGAGAGTCCACACTGTAGCCTGGAGACGCTGAG gtggaaAGATGGGAGTGAAGTGGAGAGAAGGTGA
- the LOC100708723 gene encoding C-C chemokine receptor type 6-like: MEMSHYEYYYNVSDYLDYDGFCGFHNNQSVVKVISPYILSIFCILGLVGNSLVIVTYAFYKRIKCMTDIYLINLAIADLLFVLALPFIVYNELWSWPMGQVACKLLRGSYSVNLYSGMLLLACISTDRYIAIAQARHSLRPRLLSYSCIICAIVWIFAILVSVPTFYFYEWYEPSHLSGIMLGNDNQTEIQSWTPVYVCEIKFEDPDIPTAVKVALPITQISVGFFLPLFIMIFCFSGIIITLLKAKTLQHHRAVWVMLVVVAVFIICYLPYNILLLYDTVTMFQERSCEEVDTLEMALTVSQTIAYMHCCLNPMLYVFVGVNFRNHFRRIFRDLWCLGKAPRRFSRVTSDFYMSSTLRSMDGSSNSGTSFTMLKTSVG, translated from the coding sequence ATGGAGATGTCCCACTATGAATATTACTATAATGTCAGTGACTACCTAGATTATGATGGATTTTGTGGTTTTCACAACAACCAGAGTGTGGTGAAGGTGATCAGCCCGTACATCCTCTCCATCTTCTGCATCCTGGGCCTCGTGGGGAACAGCCTGGTCATTGTCACCTACGCCTTCTACAAGAGGATCAAGTGCATGACTGACATCTACCTGATCAACTTGGCCATAGCCGACCTGCTATTCGTGCTGGCGCTGCCGTTCATCGTCTACAACGAGCTGTGGTCGTGGCCGATGGGGCAGGTGGCCTGCAAGCTGCTGCGCGGCTCCTACAGCGTGAACCTGTACAGCGGCATGCTGCTGCTCGCCTGCATCAGCACTGACCGCTACATCGCCATTGCCCAGGCTCGGCACAGCCTCAGACCGCGCTTGCTGTCATACAGCTGCATCATCTGCGCCATCGTCTGGATCTTCGCCATACTCGTGTCCGTCCCCACCTTCTACTTCTACGAGTGGTACGAGCCGTCACACCTCAGTGGCATCATGCTGGGCAATGATAACCAAACCGAGATCCAGAGCTGGACTCCTGTGTACGTCTGTGAGATCAAGTTTGAAGACCCAGACATACCCACGGCAGTGAAGGTGGCCCTCCCCATCACCCAGATCAGCGTGGGTTTCTTCCTGCCACTCTTCATCATGATCTTCTGCTTCAGTGGCATCATCATCACCCTGCTGAAGGCCAAAACTCTCCAGCACCACAGAGCGGTGTGGGTGATGCTGGTGGTTGTGGCTGTTTTCATCATCTGCTACCTGCCCTACAACATACTGCTGCTGTACGACACGGTCACCATGTTTCAGGAGCGCTCCTGTGAGGAGGTGGACACGCTGGAGATGGCCCTGACAGTGTCGCAGACCATTGCTTACATGCACTGCTGCCTGAACCCGATGCTGTACGTCTTCGTGGGGGTGAACTTCAGGAACCACTTCAGGAGGATCTTCAGGGACCTGTGGTGTCTTGGAAAGGCCCCACGCCGCTTCTCCAGAGTCACCTCCGACTTCTATATGTCCTCCACTCTGCGCTCGATGGACGGGTCCAGCAACAGTGGCACTTCTTTCACCATGTTGAAGACATCTGTGGGTTGA